From the Carassius carassius chromosome 34, fCarCar2.1, whole genome shotgun sequence genome, the window TGATTTATTAGAGataatttgatttattaatgttttaaaatttgcGCTGTTGCTCAGGAGGCTTTCTGTGCGTGCGCTCTGAGATGGAGCAGAACACAGAAGAGTAAAGTCAACTACATGGTCAAAATGTGGCACTTGGTGATTATTATTCACACGTCAACCCTCatctgttatgtcttaagtgaatggAAACGTTTCAGAATGAAAATGTGTGTAATAGTAAGttggctcttaaagtgacagcagcctaatattTCTGCTGCCGACTGTGtgcttaatattaatcaaactaCAATAGATGAAGGCTTTTGACTGATGGACTTTATTAGCTTTAATTAGAAACAAATTGTAATTCTTAGTGAAGACTGCTGTTTTATTTGACATTagattattacatttctgtagtaGCTGTTAGTCAAATACTTTagacttaataaaaaaaacttaaagcactatttaaattttttttttttttcaattgtatttgccttttttttgtgtgtataactgacaattattttagatttttgaggACTTTTTAGTTTCTTACTAATGAGTTAAAGTTTTGGTCATGTGGGCCACTCATAatcgtgattacaatattgaccagaaataattgtgattatgatttttgtcataatcgaggAGCCCTAATTTGaagaaatgttaaattaatttttttaaacatgaagtGGAAGTCGGTGGGCTCTAAAGGTTGTTTATAAagcacatgagggtgagtaaatgatgacagaactttaatGTATGGGTGGTGTATCGCTTTGAAGAGAAACGGGTGTAGAGGCTGTTTGGAGGCCTGGTGCTCACTGATAACTATGGGATGGTCATGATATGAGCGGAGGTGGGTCCTGAGCTACAAAGTTCATATTTCTACTACATAATAAATGTGCACCGCTTAAAACAATAACAAGACACACAGCTTAAAGCTGGCCACTAAGCTTCTTTCCACTGGAGGTTATTGGGCACTTTTTAGCTAGGGGTGTAAGAGAATATTGATACACGTGAGTATCGCGATATTTTGTTTGgcgatactgtatcgattctcaaaaaactgaatattgatataaaataataatattaaaaaaaaataaaaaaatacaagattCATGGCAGTTGTTTCGTTTGGAGTTTATTTCCCGACCGCTAGATGGTAGTCTTCATCTATGTACAGATCCTGAGTGACAGGAAACACTAGCATTAGAGCACGCCTGTAATGTTAGCGTTAATGTAGTTCGCTGCTAGTAAAGGAGGGTGAAAGATTTGTCCCAGTTCATGTTTCGGTGCACAAAGCTGAAGTGTGCTGTCATTTGGGCGTTTGTGGTAATGTCCACTGCGGGACTGTGGcgcaattaaaatgtaattgttgcccagcactagaaataatattaataaataattgaatatctGTGCTGTAGTTTGTATGTTTTGGCAGTGTTTAGTACTCTCTGTCCTCCTCTCAGGGTGTTTGTGTTTTGTAGATTAGTACTCTGGAGATCTTGAACCCAGAGGACCAGGGTGCGCTGTTGAGCGATGATGAGATCTTCTCAAGCAGACAGACTGCGAAACACACCTGCATGGCGCTGCGCAGGTATTTTGAGGCTCACCTGGGCATTAAAGTGGAGCAGGTCAAACAATCACTGCAGCGTACAGAGGGAGGAGCGCTGATTCACCCGCAGCCGTATTACAAGGTACATCTGTTTACATCCTTACCATCTGCAGTATATTTAAACCCTGGAAATGTTGCGTATGGTTTGTTGAATTAAATGTACTTTGTGGTTTGTGTGGTTGAAGTCTTGCCAGTTTGTGGAAAGGCAAAGCCCTGCTTAGTAAGCTAAAAATGGGATGTACTGTATCTGTGAGAGTGCTTGGTTGTAGGTAGGTTTGCgatgtgttatttttttctttctctgttcaAATGTTTGTAGGCTTGCTCTTACACACATGAGCAGGTGGTAGAGATGGTGGAGTTCCTGATTGAGTTTGGTCCAGCGCGTTTGTACTGGGAGCCTGCCGAGGTCTTCCACAAACTGTCCTGTGTGCAGCTGCTTCTGCAGCTCATTTCTATCGCCTGCGACTGGAGAACATACTACGGCAGGTGAGGATCTCCGGGTGTGCGGGCGACACATGACCGCGAGTCTTGCAAAGTTTCTCTGGtgcaaaaacttattttatttgatattttgctGGAAACATGCAGATGGCAGGCAGTAATTCCTATATAGGTTTATTTCAAATTTAGCAAATTTGCTAAATGCCTGCCTATGGtcttttattgcaaaataaacaacaaagatTAAGATTTTACACACCATATTgacttttctgttctgttttaccAACTGAAATAGTTCCAACTTCCAAACAAGGATCACAGCAGAAGTATTGTGCAATCTCCAAGCAGCACTGAAAGATTCAGCGTTTTGAACGAATCAGTTaattgaatgattcagtgactcactcattaaagagcaggtcatatggtattttaaagtgtcctaataaaggcatctaaggtcagaaaacattgtaattttctcagaatataatctttggatgatattatgcactgtagataatgataacttcaaactctctgcagtttttctctgagaaactcctttctgatattaatccactatttttcgccgcagcattgggggaattggtgatcctctgcccatcttgacttctgagagacactgccactctgagaggctctttttatacccaatcatgttcccaattgacctaataagttgcaaattggtccttcattatatgtacatttaactttttcgGCCTCTTATTGccccttgtcccaacttttttggaatgtgtagctctcatgaaatccaaaatgagccaatgtttggcatgacatttcaaaatgtctcactttcaacaattgatgttatctatattctattgtgaataaaatatacgtttatgagatttgtaaattattccattccttttttactcacaatttgtacagtgtcccaacttttttgtaattGGGTTTGTATattcaaaattgtatttaaaacctCACTTTCAAAGCATCATTTATTGTAGTTGTAATTGTGCAATGGAAATAATTTCGTTTGTTTGGTGTAAAGAAAAAGTGCTAAGGGTACTTATTTTTTGGGGGGTAATGTGTGTTTCAGGGCTGACACAGTGAGGTACGCTTTGGATATCTTGAGCATTTTGACAGTCATTCCTAAAACGCAGCTGCTGTTGTCAGAGAACGTTGCTGTACTGGATGAGAATGGCTCAACCATCTCCACTGTTGGTGAGAATCTGCTTCCACCTAAACAGACTGTTATGCTAGAGTTAGTTTAACCttaccatgtttataatgatctCCCTGAATAAGATTGTCTAGTTTAATGGCATTTGAAAACAGTGTGCTTAACCCCTGGTCGTTATCTGTTTCAATCTTGCTTTTAAATGAAGCAGTGTTTCATAAGTCCTGGTGTATTTCAGGCTCGTTTATAATTAAAAGTCCCACattatgcataaaatattttagtatattGATTACACTATATCTGGCACTTAATTCAATACAAGCTCTCGTAGCTTCTGTCTGCCTTAATATGAAGTAATTTAACACATTCATTATAGAataataatgtgctttttgcCTTTCTTTAAATGCATTATCGTATCATCAAAATCCAATATCTGTTGACCTCTAGTTCTAGTACTGGTACACAGTACTAGAGTATCAGTACAGATGTATGTAGTGAATAAAACAGACTTGAAGGTACCCTGATGAGCAGTTGAATGTGTGCTCCtctctgttcatttaaataacaATGTATGCATCACTTTAAGGTTGTTTGAAACCTGTGCAGATACCCTCTGTAAGAGCATGTTTGTGTTCTGCAGGTATGAGCATCGTGCTGGTCGTTGCAGAGGGTGAAGTATTTGTAAGTGACGCAGAAATCCAGAAGTCGGCTCTGCAGGTGATCATAAACTGCGTCTGCGCTCCAGACAAACGTGTCTCTATCATCGGCAAGTTCATCTCGGGCACCCCGCGTCGCCGTCTGCCGCAGACCCACCGCGCCAGCGAGAGCGTCCTGGCCAAGATGTGGAACGTGGTTCAGTCCAACAATGGCATTAAAGTCCTGCTGTCCCTGCTCACCATCAAGATGCCCATCACCGATGCCGATCAGATTCGTGCTCTGGCGTGCAAAGCTTTAGTTGGGTTAGCACGTAGCGCCGCGGTACGACAGATCATCAGCAAGCTTCCGCTGTTCAGCAGCGGACAGATCCAGCAGCTGATGAAAGAGCCTGTGCTTCAGGACAAGCGCAGCGAGCATGTGCGCTTCTGCAAGTATGCAGCAGAACTCATAGAGCGAGTGTCTGGAAAGCCGTTGTTGATCGGCACAGATGTGTCCCTGGCGCGGCTGCAGCGGGCTAGCGTCGTGGCACAGTCACGCATTTCGTTTCCAGAGAAGGAGCTTCTGTTGCTTATTCGGAATCATCTTTTATCTAAAGGACTCACGGACACAGCGACAGCACTGACGAAAGAGGCCGAGCTGCCCATGGGGCTGCATGCTCTGGCTCACGCTAGCGTGCCACCGTTCACTCCTGTTTCTGTCGCGACGCCTCCTTCTCCTGCCGCTGGCATCCCACGGACTCCCCGGCTCACTAACGGAGTCACGGCCCGTCTGGGAGGCCACACCCCCCACGCGCTTCCTCATCACCAGCCCCGCCCCTCCACCTCACAGGCTCCGCCCCCTGCACCACCTGTAGTTTCCCACCACAGTAATGGCTCTCCGCTCATCGGACGCATCGTGTTCTCGCGGGAGCGGCCATCACCCTGTGCAGCTGCAGGAGGGAAGAAGCCAAAAGTACTGAGGCAGAAATCAGATCATGGTGCTTTCAGCCAGAGTCCAGCCATGAAAAAGCAGCTGGACAGACACCTGCCTTCTCCACCTTCTCTAGACAGGTGTGCTTCCCTTCGTTCAGACTGGGTTTATAACCATATGCTATCATAAACACAATCTGCTTAAAGTGTTAACCcgaaaattaaacttttttttttttttttttttttttttaaacacgcataaagttatttttaatatcatCACATCACTTTGTCCCTCCGTTGAAAGTTCATGCATCCAAAACATTGAAAAACTTAGTAACCCATATGAATCGCTTCGTTTAATCCAGGTCTTCTGAAAAAAACAAGGAGATCAGTTCATATGAGGAGCAGATTTAATTTAGCCttttattatttgaatgcatGGAGCACATCAAGTATGGTAAATGATTCTCACACACGTAAGAAACCATAAGAagaacaaaaagtttttttttttaacgtaaaTAAGTAATTTTTCTTATCAGCAGTATGTTACTGAACAGCGACTCTATCAGTATAATTTGTTGATCTTGAATGAAAACACGTCATGAACGGTTGGCACTACTATTCCAGAACACTAGAAGCATGTGTAAAATGATTGTCAGAACATGTTTCCATATCATCATAAATGTATGATGTGTTGTTGTTTGCAGTATCATAACCGAGTATTTACGGGAGCAGCACGCCCGCTGCAAGAACCCCGTGACGACATGTCCTCCCTTCAGCCTCTTCACACCGCATCAGTGCCCAGAGTCCAAGCAGAGACGCCAGGCTCCCACCAACTTCACTCCTCGCCACACACGCAGGGTCGTCTACCCCAAATACGGCGGGGTTGATGGAGGCTGTTTTGACCGGCATCTCATCTTCAGCAGGTACAGTTAAAGGCAGAACTGTGAGTTCAGATGTGATATGCTTTGATATATTTCACTGAATATGTGAAAATATGGGTAACACTGTAGTAACAAGTCAGTAGCCAAGAACAGAACTTCCCTGTGCGCATTGTCTGTAGGGCTTGTGAAAAAAtctttttcgatttttaagacataagtgttccttgaatcgattgtaaaatcgattttccatgtctaaaaaaaaagacgtttcctttttcaacgtcaaataacggacgaacataaagagagcgctggaaacacacaagtcagcaatatttcttatttattggcatgaagtttcgtgcaaaataacaaacagcaacaggagtgcaacattctcgaaaaaatatatatgcagaggtgACGGCAGCCATAACATAaacgaaaaacatcactgcaggcttcaacccggctgcatttatgatttaggcaattcaaaactctccaagattattttaaataatgattcaatccatttaaaatcaactgttcaaaaactgaaactttaaatggacttgagaacaggccacgtgtgttttttattgaacgtaaccgcaCTAGGCAGGGATAATGAAATGCGCAAAAAGGCTAGacccattacaaatttattggacaggaaaacaagtcgatcaacattttctgggtccagagcagagtgttttttattcactatatgtccagctgtagagaagaccgcactgatgtcccagggacactcaggtacagctgcgcaaggtgggggtattactgccaattctccaccacaaaagccggtcgctgtcagctggcaatggtccttttcataactcagaatctcctgtaactagatgcgcgaatgaggcgaattcacaTCTAGCGCgacgcgagacctccagacgcacgTAAACGCATCTtcacattgacttaacattgaaatcattcgcgccagacgctctattcgcgtttggtatgaacgctttcgacgtcactgggtcttataggcgcgtaaaattgctggtattttctgtctagcttttgcAACGcctactgcactttcggaattctttattttctttttctgcttttttgtgagttttgttacatctgtatttttttattattttaaaattattagtgtacatatttggttaaaatcgattccctattttcaatttcgaaactttttttggttggtccgatcgattgtgcaatcgattttcgaactaaaagtgacagccctaattgtCTGTTATTTTCCCCATCTTGAGTATGTCTTGTTAATCGAGTGCTGTGTGTGATCCTGTGTCCAGGTTCCGGCCGATCTCGGTGTTCAGGGAGGCTGAGGAGGATGAGAGTGGCTTCATGTGTTGTGCGTTCTCAGCGCGAGAGCGTTTCCTGATGCTGGGCACGTGTACTGGGCAGCTCAAACTCTACAATGTGTTCAGTGGACAGGAGGAAGCCAGCTACAGCTGCCACAGCTCCGCCATCACACACCTGGAGCCCTCCAGAGTAAACACACACTGATTCAGCCTAATATTGCATGAGAATCTGGGGATTTTATAGCAGGCAGTCTGTAGTGGTGTTTGATGCATCGAATGCTTTGTCAGTTTAAGAGATGGATGCACATCTGATGATGTTGTTGTAATTGAATGTGAAGAGCGCTGCTCTGACCCTCCTCAGCACTGGTAATTGTGCTGATGTTTTGTTTCTCTGTGTCAGGACGGCTCCCTGTTGTTGACATCCGCTTCCTGGAGTTATCCCTTGTCAGCGCTGTGGGGAATGAAGTCTGTATTCATCATGAAGTGAGTCCACTCACTCATAATCAGTTCACTAATTGTTAAAAacgttcttttcttttcttttttaagttgAACTCATTTATTTGTAGGCATTCATTCCTGGACGATCATTATGTGGAGTTCAGCAAACTCTCTCAGGACAGAGTCATAGGAACAAAAGAACACATCGCACATGCAAGTCACCTTTTTAACCATTACCTTTAACACTTGCCTTTCATTCATGAGTTAAGACACAGGTTTTTAACACGCTGACCTCTGCATATAGGCATGTTAATTAAAtagcatttagtcatttagcagatgcttttatctaaagcgacttacaaatgaggacaatggaagcaatcaaaatcaacaaaagagcataataacatgaaaataaatgaaaaatcatataattataatctaataataaatacattataattcatttaataaatgaataaaaataataatgaaaataacatgAAGCATGcaatttttatgatacttttttgttaaaaattatcaaCACCCTGCATGGTATATGTAACTTTGACCGCAGTATGTGATCAAAATCTAGTCTTTCTCATGCATCTCTGTGTATTTCTGCAGATATATGACATCCAGTCTGGACAGAAGCTCCTGACCCTCAATAACCCTGACCTAGCCAACAACTACAAGCGCAACTGTGCCACGTTTAACCCCACGGACGACCTGGTCCTGAACGACGGTGTCATGTGGGATGTCCGCACCTCTCAGGCCATCCATAAGTTTGACAAGTTCAACATGAACATCAGCGGTGTTTTCCATCCCAATGGTTTAGAGGTCATCATCAACACAGAGATCGTATCCTTCTCTGCTCCGCAAACCACTGACGGGGGCTTGTTTTCCTGATATTGTGTTTCCTTCTGTTGTTGTTAATGAGGTTTTAGTTAACTAGTTGGTTAATTACTAGTTGATTATTTAATGCTGGGTGGGTGAACCTCTTCTTGAAGGGGTTTGCTTTAACTGGAGCTCCAGTGGGATTTGAGGACGTTTCATCTTCTTCACACAGTACCAGCGCTTGATCAGTGTAGGATTGTCTTCAACAACAATGGAACTGTCATTTATGGAGGTGAGACGCGCACACAATGCATTCAGatcatttctttttccttttattCTCTCATTTTGTTTATACTATTACGCTTTGCATTAATTTAAATGACATCCATCTACACTCCATGCTCCATAATGACAAAGCAGAAACAAAGATTTGTGATAACTTTGCAAACAAACAAAGTATtcataagtattcagacccttaaCTTCGACAGCCTTGATTATTTTTGAGCTTCTTTTGCAATCTTGGATTTGGGGATATTTCTGCCATTGGTCTCTGCAGATCGTCTCAAACCCTTGTCCGGTTGGGTGGGGAAGGTCTGTGGACATTTTCAGGACTTGTTTGTCTTAGTTTGAGTCTGGTTGTTCTCCCAGCTCCACATCAGACGTCTTGATCTTAACCAGACCATTCCTGGTCACCTCTTATCTTATCAAGGGCCTTTTTGCCAATCACTCAAAGTGTTTGCATGCTGGAGGAGAAGCACCATGCCATGCCTCAAATACCAATTCATTGTTTTCAATGAATGATGAATGCACTGATCTTTGGTCTGACTTGCTCTTCACAGTGCTTTATTCTGCAAAATTGCATGCTCTCTTGCTTTTAATGAAATGCCTGTTATGTGTGGAGGtattaaatatttgattgatGTTCTGGAGTGTGTTGTAGCCATGTTGCAggctgatgatgaggatgatatgATGGAGCAGCAGATGAAGAGTCCATTCGGCTCGTCCTTCAGGACCTTTGATGCCACTGATTATAAACCCATCGGTATGACTGTATTTCTATCTTCATTCTCTGTAAAAGCTGCAAATATTAAGTATCTAaaagtctgtctctctctctctataaaataAGCAGATAGATGCTTCCTGTAAGATATGCCCTTACTGTAAACCAACTGAGAGACCAATATTAAACTGGTGTGATTAGTAGCACGTCACATGCTGTCCAAAGAGATCACTTGATGGAAAATGTTTCTGTAATGAGCTGATGAAGATCTTGATGATGGTCTGCTTGCTTTTTCAGCCACCATTGATGTGAAGAGGAACATTTTTGACCTGTGCACAGACACTAAAGACTGCTATCTGGCTGTCATTGAGGTATGCTGTGCTTTCTAAATATCTCAATATTACCTCAAGTTCAACAAAAGTGAACAAAATTGTCTTTACAGAACAAAATTCTTTGAAGCTACAATTCTACACTTCACTGAACTCTACATCCATGCCATATTTATCTTGTATGACAGCAAAAACTCTGTTTGGTGTTCAATGTGAATGTGTGTAACAGAATCAGGACTCAATAAATATGGACACTGTGTGTCGGCTGTATGAAGTCGGTCGCCAGAGACTCgctgaggaggaagaggatgaggaggatcaGGTGAGACTGATGCAAACAGCATTTATGTAAGAAATGTAGCTGTCTGTGTGTATGGGGGAAGTTTTTGCAACAATGAGCCATTCTGTGAATTCTGACAGTTTCTGTGATTGTAGCCGACTCACATCACACGGGTGGCATAATTTACTGAATTATTAACTCATTTATTGACTGAACACAACTGTAAGACCAGTCAGTTCAGTGTAGCTTAAATAGTTCTAGGACTCGTGTTCTGATATTTGTAATAAGAGAATATACTGACCTTCGCGATCAATGGTGGTTCTGCCTCATGAAAAACAATCTGTAGGTTTAAAATACAGGGTTTGGGTTTTACAGAAGTGACAAAAGTGGTTACCATCTCTTgacaataaatgaacaaaaatgttcaagtcacatttatttatatagttgatGTATTGTATACAGTGCAGATCAGTTCAAAGCAGCACATTGATTTATATTAATTCAGTAAGGCAGTATAATCATTTATGAAAGCTATAAAGCTATAAAGGGATTGTTCAGAGGGTACAGGTGCTACACAGCTAGCATCCGTGTGACTGGCTCTGACACGGTTCACACTTTATAGATTTTCTGGAGGTCAGGAATGAGTAGGGTTTTCACTTtcgtgaaaaaatcatttttgatttttaagacataagtgttcattgaatcgattgtaaaatcgattttccatgtctaaaaaaaaaagacgtttcccttttcaacgccaaataacaGACGAAcataaagagagcgctggaaacacacaagtcagcaatatttcttatttattggcatgaagtttcgtgcagaataacaaacagcaacaggagtgcaacattctcgaaaaaatatatatgcagaggtgACGGCAGCCATAACATAaacgaaaaacatcactgcaggcttcaacccggctgcatttatgatttaggcaattcaaaactctccaagattattttaaataatgattcaatccatttaaAATCAACTGTTCAAAAACTGAAACTTTAAATTAATTGAAGTTGAGAACAGGCCACGTGTGTAGGGCTgcaccgatcacgatcggccgatcgttaatgcgcatctcatcagtaaagccggttctctaatcaacggtaaattccctcaggtgcgtgatttcacttagagcagctgttactacacagagctgttgttaactgactagctgcgcaaataaatgctgataatgaacgtggatttgcgcagcttgttaacaacagctctgtgtagtaacagctgtaTGGGATGAAATTAGACTCAATATGATCAATAGATGCATGCAAAAATATCAATGTACTACatcaattttatacatgtattttacGATCCACAAACAAATGACTTTCAATTTGATTCGGGATTAAATGATTGTGCAGCGATTTGTACATATACAGACATGTttacgaataaaaatgttctgttctgcattaatatatcAAACTGCTCGTGCAAAAAGGATTCCATGCATACGTGGATCAGGTGACACGCGTGCATTAATTGACATCTAGTTCGAGTCGAtcttgttcggttcatttggattttgagacttcattttcgcagttttcagcatttcacgtcccacacacacacaactactaAGGAACAAGACCCTGTGCAATTCATGAACGTGTACACGATTTGAAAAGTTTGGGAATGTGCGTCACTACactgaaacaaatgcttttcaaccGGTGTCTGCAGAGTTAAGATTTACATT encodes:
- the LOC132115305 gene encoding DDB1- and CUL4-associated factor 1-like isoform X1: MASAGEGGVDSKAELSALLEQWEREQQGGTNDLLNLLTKISDLVERETEEYHKADPDPFDDRHPGRADPECMLGHLLKILFKNDDFMNALVNSYVMSSREVSLNTGACRLLLNIMPGLETAVVFQEKEGIVERLFKWAQEAEQPLRIYATGLLAGAMENQDIAANYREENSVLVPLMLQRLRELQVEAAESRKDSKRPSKSLAPLLPLDEEAVDGEFTLTEKQESDAELQPVSAARSVGRYNAGMKGLMKPAAAVPLELDETDGPVEGLRDWRKKENGGKVKQKLNFSLPEPERSFSELSNSSWTEMSPWVIGNNYHLYPLTPGIEQRLILQYLTPLGEYQELLAVFMQLGARELLMHYMDLKQTNDAQLTFEALKYLASLLLHKKFAAEFVAHGGVPKLLEIPRPSMAATGVSLCLYYLAYNQDAMERVCMLPHSLLSEVVSYTLWLLECSHASGCCHATMFFSICFSFRAVLDLFDKQDGLRRLVNLISTLEILNPEDQGALLSDDEIFSSRQTAKHTCMALRRYFEAHLGIKVEQVKQSLQRTEGGALIHPQPYYKACSYTHEQVVEMVEFLIEFGPARLYWEPAEVFHKLSCVQLLLQLISIACDWRTYYGRADTVRYALDILSILTVIPKTQLLLSENVAVLDENGSTISTVGMSIVLVVAEGEVFVSDAEIQKSALQVIINCVCAPDKRVSIIGKFISGTPRRRLPQTHRASESVLAKMWNVVQSNNGIKVLLSLLTIKMPITDADQIRALACKALVGLARSAAVRQIISKLPLFSSGQIQQLMKEPVLQDKRSEHVRFCKYAAELIERVSGKPLLIGTDVSLARLQRASVVAQSRISFPEKELLLLIRNHLLSKGLTDTATALTKEAELPMGLHALAHASVPPFTPVSVATPPSPAAGIPRTPRLTNGVTARLGGHTPHALPHHQPRPSTSQAPPPAPPVVSHHSNGSPLIGRIVFSRERPSPCAAAGGKKPKVLRQKSDHGAFSQSPAMKKQLDRHLPSPPSLDSIITEYLREQHARCKNPVTTCPPFSLFTPHQCPESKQRRQAPTNFTPRHTRRVVYPKYGGVDGGCFDRHLIFSRFRPISVFREAEEDESGFMCCAFSARERFLMLGTCTGQLKLYNVFSGQEEASYSCHSSAITHLEPSRDGSLLLTSASWSYPLSALWGMKSVFIMKHSFLDDHYVEFSKLSQDRVIGTKEHIAHIYDIQSGQKLLTLNNPDLANNYKRNCATFNPTDDLVLNDGVMWDVRTSQAIHKFDKFNMNISGVFHPNGLEVIINTEIWDLRTFHLLHTVPALDQCRIVFNNNGTVIYGAMLQADDEDDMMEQQMKSPFGSSFRTFDATDYKPIATIDVKRNIFDLCTDTKDCYLAVIENQDSINMDTVCRLYEVGRQRLAEEEEDEEDQEEDDQDDEDDDDSDDDIDDIDTDPLLAELENENNGEEEEDGEQDFSPSDDEEVARLLDEEADDDDDDDDDDDDDDDDDDDDEDSDDNERDVELVLDNTDSSDNSDLEDDIILSLNE
- the LOC132115305 gene encoding DDB1- and CUL4-associated factor 1-like isoform X2, translated to MASAGEGGVDSKAELSALLEQWEREQQGGTNDLLNLLTKISDLVERETEEYHKADPDPFDDRHPGRADPECMLGHLLKILFKNDDFMNALVNSYVMSSREVSLNTGACRLLLNIMPGLETAVVFQEKEGIVERLFKWAQEAEQPLRIYATGLLAGAMENQDIAANYREENSVLVPLMLQRLRELQVEAAESRKDSKRPSKSLAPLLPLDEEAVDGEFTLTEKQESDAELQPVSAARSVGRYNAGMKGLMKPAAAVPLELDETDGPVEGLRDWRKKENGGKVKQKLNFSLPEPERSFSELSNSSWTEMSPWVIGNNYHLYPLTPGIEQRLILQYLTPLGEYQELLAVFMQLGARELLMHYMDLKQTNDAQLTFEALKYLASLLLHKKFAAEFVAHGGVPKLLEIPRPSMAATGVSLCLYYLAYNQDAMERVCMLPHSLLSEVVSYTLWLLECSHASGCCHATMFFSICFSFRAVLDLFDKQDGLRRLVNLISTLEILNPEDQGALLSDDEIFSSRQTAKHTCMALRRYFEAHLGIKVEQVKQSLQRTEGGALIHPQPYYKACSYTHEQVVEMVEFLIEFGPARLYWEPAEVFHKLSCVQLLLQLISIACDWRTYYGRADTVRYALDILSILTVIPKTQLLLSENVAVLDENGSTISTVGMSIVLVVAEGEVFVSDAEIQKSALQVIINCVCAPDKRVSIIGKFISGTPRRRLPQTHRASESVLAKMWNVVQSNNGIKVLLSLLTIKMPITDADQIRALACKALVGLARSAAVRQIISKLPLFSSGQIQQLMKEPVLQDKRSEHVRFCKYAAELIERVSGKPLLIGTDVSLARLQRASVVAQSRISFPEKELLLLIRNHLLSKGLTDTATALTKEAELPMGLHALAHASVPPFTPVSVATPPSPAAGIPRTPRLTNGVTARLGGHTPHALPHHQPRPSTSQAPPPAPPVVSHHSNGSPLIGRIVFSRERPSPCAAAGGKKPKVLRQKSDHGAFSQSPAMKKQLDRHLPSPPSLDSIITEYLREQHARCKNPVTTCPPFSLFTPHQCPESKQRRQAPTNFTPRHTRRVVYPKYGGVDGGCFDRHLIFSRFRPISVFREAEEDESGFMCCAFSARERFLMLGTCTGQLKLYNVFSGQEEASYSCHSSAITHLEPSRDGSLLLTSASWSYPLSALWGMKSVFIMKHSFLDDHYVEFSKLSQDRVIGTKEHIAHIYDIQSGQKLLTLNNPDLANNYKRNCATFNPTDDLVLNDGVMWDVRTSQAIHKFDKFNMNISGVFHPNGLEVIINTEIWDLRTFHLLHTVPALDQCRIVFNNNGTVIYGAMLQADDEDDMMEQQMKSPFGSSFRTFDATDYKPIATIDVKRNIFDLCTDTKDCYLAVIENQDSINMDTVCRLYEVGRQRLAEEEEDEEDQEEDDQDDEDDDDSDDDIDDIDTDPLLAELENENNGEEEEDGEQDFSPSDDEEVARLLDEEADDDDDDDDDDDDDDDDDDDDEDSDDNERDVELVLDNNSSDNSDLEDDIILSLNE